From one Candidatus Dormiibacterota bacterium genomic stretch:
- the hisZ gene encoding ATP phosphoribosyltransferase regulatory subunit has protein sequence MKIPPGVRDWLPQEFAFKRDVEERIREVFRSWSYSEVLTPTFEVYEALERGLGERLMQQTFRFSDPLGQSLALRTEMTTPIARVVSARLRQATLPLRLSYIATAFRYEEPQLGRMREFTQAGAELIGGIGTSADAEALFMAAETLDAVGLGDARFDINDAAIVDGVLASVGLSGDAAETCKQFIAERNIVALQDFGERNAVEPERFEMLVRLTMTRGRDDVLRLVRPICATQQSLAALARLEEILDRADAFGWRERINIDFALLRDLRYYTGFVFEGYIDDLGFSLCGGGRYDQLLPRFGYDVPAVGWMVGVERILLALERRREDERPRNEVDVLVSGSDVIAKRERAKGLRVRLDVRDLDRGGLLAYASHKEIPRVIIVEGDRVEEIVREELA, from the coding sequence ATGAAGATCCCCCCAGGCGTCCGCGACTGGCTGCCGCAGGAGTTCGCCTTCAAGCGCGACGTCGAGGAGCGCATTCGCGAGGTCTTCCGCTCGTGGTCTTACAGCGAGGTTCTTACGCCGACTTTCGAAGTCTACGAGGCGCTGGAACGCGGCCTGGGCGAGCGGCTGATGCAGCAGACGTTCCGCTTCAGCGATCCGCTGGGGCAGTCGCTGGCGCTGCGCACGGAGATGACGACGCCGATCGCCCGCGTCGTCTCCGCGCGCTTACGCCAAGCGACGCTTCCGCTGCGCCTCTCGTATATCGCGACCGCGTTTCGATACGAGGAGCCGCAGCTCGGGCGCATGCGCGAGTTCACGCAAGCCGGCGCTGAGCTCATCGGCGGTATCGGCACGAGCGCCGACGCCGAGGCGCTTTTCATGGCGGCCGAGACCCTGGACGCGGTCGGCCTGGGCGACGCGCGCTTCGACATCAACGATGCTGCAATCGTCGACGGCGTGCTCGCGAGCGTAGGCCTATCGGGGGATGCGGCCGAGACCTGCAAGCAGTTCATTGCCGAACGCAATATCGTCGCATTGCAAGACTTCGGTGAGCGCAATGCGGTGGAGCCGGAGCGATTTGAGATGCTCGTACGGCTCACGATGACGCGCGGACGCGACGACGTGCTGCGGCTCGTGCGCCCGATCTGCGCGACGCAACAATCGCTCGCCGCGCTCGCGCGCCTGGAAGAGATCCTCGACCGCGCGGACGCGTTCGGATGGCGGGAGCGGATCAATATCGACTTCGCGCTCTTGCGCGATCTGCGATACTACACCGGCTTCGTGTTCGAAGGGTACATCGACGATCTCGGCTTCTCGCTCTGCGGCGGCGGACGGTACGATCAACTCCTACCGCGCTTCGGGTACGACGTGCCCGCCGTTGGCTGGATGGTCGGCGTCGAGAGAATACTGCTGGCGCTCGAGCGGAGGCGAGAGGACGAGCGCCCGCGCAACGAAGTGGACGTGCTCGTCAGCGGTTCGGACGTCATCGCGAAGCGCGAGCGCGCGAAGGGCTTGCGCGTTCGTCTGGACGTCCGTGACCTGGATCGCGGCGGCCTGCTCGCGTACGCGAGCCACAAAGAGATCCCGCGCGTCATCATCGTCGAAGGCGACCGCGTGGAGGAGATCGTGCGGGAAGAGCTCGCGTGA
- the hisG gene encoding ATP phosphoribosyltransferase, whose translation MSERLVIALPKGALYEETRRRLARAGIDVPANVGRRLQVMAGDDRTELLVLRSSDVPAYVEFGAADCGVVGKDTLWETDRSVSELADLRFGECRLVVAARRSDGYHEGARYPTFLRVATKFKRSAQAYFAERDVACEIIALHGSVELAPLVGLADVIVDLVATGRTLQEHDMVVVDEVGRSSARFVVNPVRFRAKYAAIINLLERLQRD comes from the coding sequence GTGAGCGAGCGCCTCGTCATCGCGCTTCCCAAGGGCGCGCTCTACGAAGAGACGAGACGGCGCCTGGCAAGGGCGGGCATCGACGTGCCGGCAAATGTCGGGCGCAGGCTGCAGGTCATGGCCGGCGACGACCGCACCGAGCTGCTCGTCCTTCGCTCGAGTGACGTTCCGGCGTATGTGGAGTTCGGCGCAGCGGACTGCGGCGTCGTCGGTAAGGACACGCTCTGGGAGACGGATCGCTCGGTCAGCGAGCTTGCGGATTTGCGATTCGGCGAATGCCGGCTCGTCGTCGCCGCGCGGCGCAGCGACGGCTACCACGAAGGCGCGCGCTACCCGACGTTCCTGCGGGTCGCGACGAAGTTCAAGCGTTCGGCGCAGGCATATTTTGCGGAGCGCGACGTCGCTTGCGAGATCATCGCGCTGCACGGATCGGTTGAGCTCGCGCCTCTCGTCGGTCTTGCGGATGTGATCGTCGATCTCGTCGCGACCGGAAGGACGCTGCAGGAGCACGACATGGTCGTCGTCGACGAAGTCGGCCGCTCCTCGGCGCGCTTCGTCGTGAATCCCGTGCGCTTTCGCGCGAAATACGCAGCGATCATCAACTTACTCGAGCGCTTGCAGCGTGACTAG